Proteins found in one Quercus robur chromosome 2, dhQueRobu3.1, whole genome shotgun sequence genomic segment:
- the LOC126713269 gene encoding uncharacterized protein LOC126713269, with the protein MSALFNFHSFLTVVLLVICTCTFLKMQFPTFLEQKTGFRGFFWKAARIGERLSPWVAAGCFTMGVSIIFF; encoded by the exons ATG TCAGCGCTTTTTAATTTCCATTCGTTTTTGACGGTGGTGCTGCTAGTGATTTGCACGTGCACTTTTCTGAAGATGCAGTTCCCAACCTTTCTTGAACAGAAAACCGG GTTTCGGGGATTCTTTTGGAAGGCAGCTAGAATTG GTGAACGTTTGAGCCCTTGGGTAGCTGCAGGATGCTTCACTATGGGTGtttcaatcatatttttctgA